One region of Thunnus albacares chromosome 8, fThuAlb1.1, whole genome shotgun sequence genomic DNA includes:
- the LOC122987978 gene encoding G patch domain-containing protein 8-like produces the protein MDQRDHSPEDKPEPFNHTLRPPATQPRTAPLRHQTENPCQSPPQIPLATLAESPLITHPASNTDPPAVNPESRLGLYSQLPLPGRGRVGGRLGVSFCFSRRGPRLEPSASVFSDQEEEEREKREQMKERIKGIMEDIDREIGAAEERKRGESAEPKSRSDSAGPGDMLTIPREAVREEEEIEKRHSVHSTAAPDNQSHDSLFLPSQNQVNIRGTAVTGAHIDSEHTDSEKERKQEAEQGNKDNPYMCVVGKDGSTCLRWPVSLLKFTKSQPYISYSCSPLCPQDPEQRTDDQQELQQNPLCAPSDESCVPAILTPDTNSCLQRQTRHELRAHRQKKAGENVKAEPHIDVETEAHLFLKNKNLSSSEKGRCMLSMENCVRAASHPFDPAHSDSSDTNSQNPPGGRLGGARRIRERAITDLSCKLESVTQHGTQRICISPSRCKCGSETMCECASAPQPYVGVSEVSRKERKASTKKHKLGKRKRGEKEKASNKRQSARCKVRSVVSTVSTGRDRRGEAGGSRGKKRRQRETGEMKRRRVQRAGSSCLLGRCEAEPVSVSVRKRRPHRSHSSESQSQPDREQAEHCSAYSQLTRHTADRDTEGEGKRDRGAVTFPWRSHFTIHSFSPGCNSKLFWERGHHSNPRSFIDCSYPDNSCGSSPARKRKLLHRDRKFIHSNRKSSGRCEVWEETDRGRKMGGRTGCRDRVLISDTEQWDWMRGSCPGASEEGRPRAEWRSRNRAVEWDRVSRFSPSPSSRGRRSRNVSTEDIDWDRCSWDRWTWGSSDSWEDRGTYRSTSGSRTGVDSRDSPGGVWRCSGTRRSSSRHLSSPEWWTSRQIYSPQSVYNTQASSCHSPRSCSPCSPHSSTSMSELSWEWSRSSTCSGITVDGLTVSSCRMSSGAPGLSPEAPQETKKQSSPTSTSSVLTSSSFVHSSPHRSSFVPTVPGLNTHHGDSSPSQLKELNSQPDLGHGPSAPVTTCSSGTSPPRQSPSDSAPQKPARTLLLPLIGKLPAIQRKARRKKGLLEKSQEKEGEEEGEARVDTRAVVNSHKCPLDMVESNPSSTPNLCLSEIRTDDKQTGGETAPPISFTAEEMDKYRFLQEQAREHMQKVLEQTQERADSHIETNYTHAAQIENCGTSEEQYTPTPLHNPPQPQTQSLHTDTMQTQAQHSLQVSLPLPHVSPQENYTHPVALGVRNLPPLPLSPPLSSLHHIILQHTALSMPPSSSSSSSSTSPPSPAVHPHPARLPHPLPPLHPSLPHHLHLSPFSISSLFPSILLSHHPIPLLPPSPAFHATPLAPLSPVALQPLNPQPFMDRAWPVRFQQKAL, from the coding sequence ATGGACCAAAGAGACCACAGTCCTGAGGACAAACCTGAACCCTTCAACCACACCCTGAGGCCCCCTGCTACACAACCAAGGACAGCTCCTCTCCGCCACCAGACAGAAAATCCTTGCCAATCTCCTCCCCAAATACCACTGGCCACTCTTGCAGAGTCCCCGCTAATCACACATCCGGCATCCAATACAGACCCTCCAGCAGTGAACCCCGAGTCTCGCCTGGGCTTGTATTCCCAGCTGCCACTCCCTGGACGGGGGAGAGTGGGAGGCAGGCTCGGGGTGTCCTTCTGCTTCTCACGGAGGGGGCCCAGGCTGGAGCCTTCCGCCTCTGTCTTCTCGGaccaagaggaagaggagagagagaagagggaacaaatgaaagaaaggaTAAAGGGAATAATGGAAGATATAGACAGGGAAATTGgggcagcagaggagaggaaacgtGGTGAGAGTGCAGAGCCGAAGTCCAGATCTGACAGTGCTGGACCAGGCGACATGCTGACAATCCCCAGAGAGGCtgtgagagaagaggaggaaattgAAAAAAGGCACAGTGTGCACTCCACTGCAGCACCTGATAATCAGAGCCATGATTCACTATTCTTGCCATCACAGAACCAGGTGAACATAAGGGGCACAGCAGTGACAGGAGCACACATAGacagtgaacacacagacagtgagaaagagagaaagcaagaagcAGAACAAGGGAACAAGGACAATCCGTATATGTGTGTGGTTGGAAAAGATGGCTCTACCTGTCTGAGATGGCCTGTCAGTTTGCTTAAGTTCACCAAGTCTCAACCATACATCTCCTACAGCTGCAGCCCACTCTGCCCCCAAGACCCAGAACAACGCACAGATGATCAACAGGAGTTACAACAAAATCCATTATGCGCTCCCTCAGACGAATCATGTGTGCCAGCTATTCTTACACCAGACACCAACTCCTGTTTacaaagacagacaagacaTGAGCTGagagcacacagacagaaaaaagctGGTGAGAATGTCAAGGCAGAGCCACATATCGATGTGGAGACAGAAGCACACCTGTTCCTAAAGAACAAAAACCTTTCATCATCAGAAAAAGGACGTTGCATGCTAAGTATGGAGAATTGTGTGAGGGCAGCCTCCCATCCATTTGACCCTGCTCATAGTGACAGCTCTGACACAAACTCCCAGAATCCTCCGGGAGGCAGATTAGGGGGTGCAAGAAGGATCAGGGAGAGAGCCATCACAGACCTGAGCTGTAAATTAGAGTCTGTCACCCAGCATGGCACACAGAGGATATGCATCAGCCCGTCCAGGTGTAAGTGTGGGAGTGAGACAATGTGCGAGTGTGCCAGTGCTCCGCAGCCGTACGTGGGTGTCTCTGAAGTGTCACGCAAAGAGAGGAAAGCCagcacaaagaaacacaagctgggaaagaggaagaggggcGAGAAGGAAAAAGCTTCAAACAAGCGCCAATCAGCAAGGTGCAAAGTGAGGAGTGTTGTCTCTACAGTCTCCACTGGCAGAGATAGAAGAGGAGAAGCTGGAGGGAGCCGCGGGAAGAAAAGGAGGCAAAGGGAGACCggggagatgaagaggaggagggtgcAGAGAGCAGGGAGCAGCTGTCTCCTGGGGAGATGTGAGGCTGAGCCAGTATCTGTCTCTGTCAGGAAGAGGAGGCCTCACAGGAGCCACAGCTCTGAATCCCAGTCACAGCCAGACAGAGAGCAGGCAGAGCACTGCAGTGCCTACTCCCAGCTCAccagacacacagcagacagagacacagagggggAGGGAAAGCGAGACAGAGGTGCGGTGACTTTTCCCTGGCGGTCTCACTTCACCATACATTCCTTCTCACCAGGATGTAACTCAAAGCTGTTTTGGGAAAGGGGTCACCATAGCAACCCCAGGAGTTTCATTGACTGCAGTTACCCTGACAACAGCTGTGGTAGCAGCCCGGCGAGAAAGAGAAAACTCCTCCACAGGGACAGGAAATTCATTCATAGTAACAGGAAGAGTTCGGGGCGTTGTGAGGTCTGGGAGGAGACAGATAGGGGGAGGAAAATGGGAGGGCGAACAGGTTGCAGGGACAGAGTTTTGATTTCAGATACAGAACAGTGGGACTGGATGAGAGGGAGCTGTCCTGGAGCTAGTGAGGAGGGCAGGCCAAGAGCTGAATGGAGATCGAGAAACAGAGCAGTAGAATGGGATCGAGTGAGTAGGTTCAGCCCCAGTCCTAGCAGCAGGGGCAGGAGAAGCAGAAATGTAAGCACAGAAGACATAGACTGGGACAGATGCAGCTGGGACAGATGGACGTGGGGTAGCAGCGACAGCTGGGAAGACAGGGGGACATACAGGTCCACGTCAGGCTCTAGGACAGGGGTTGACAGCAGAGACAGCCCAGGTGGTGTGTGGAGGTGTTCAGGCACCAGACGCTCAAGTTCTAGACACTTATCAAGTCCGGAGTGGTGGACAAGCAGGCAGATCTACAGCCCACAGAGTGTGTACAACACACAGGCAAGCAGTTGCCACAGTCCACGCTCCTGCAGCCCCTGCAGCCCCCACAGCAGCACCAGCATGTCCGAGTTGAGCTGGGAGTGGAGCAGGAGCAGCACCTGCTCAGGAATCACAGTGGATGGGTTGACAGTTAGCTCCTGCAGGATGTCCTCAGGAGCTCCGGGACTCTCACCTGAGGCCCCTCAGGAGACAAAGAAGCAGAGCAGCCCCACATCCACTTCATCTGTCCTTACTTCAAGCTCCTTCGTTCATTCCTCGCCCCACAGATCCTCATTTGTTCCCACAGTCCCAGGTCTCAACACACACCATGGTGACAGCAGTCCTTCACAACTTAAGGAGCTCAATTCACAGCCTGACCTTGGCCATGGTCCCTCTGCCCCTGTCACCACATGCAGCTCAGGCACATCCCCTCCAAGACAATCCCCCAGTGATTCTGCGCCACAGAAACCAGCCAGGACGTTGCTTCTCCCTCTTATAGGGAAACTACCTGCAATCCAGAGAAAGGCTAGGAGGAAAAAGGGACTGCTGGAGAAGAGtcaggagaaggagggagaggaagagggggaggcTAGAGTGGATACCAGAGCAGTCGTCAACAGTCATAAATGTCCTCTGGACATGGTTGAGTCAAACCCCAGCAGCACACCAAATCTCTGCCTGTCGGAGATTAGGACTGATGACaaacagacaggtggagagacagctCCGCCAATCAGCTTTACTGCAGAGGAGATGGACAAATATCGCTTCCTGCAAGAGCAGGCGAGAGAACACATGCAGAAAGTCCTGGAACAGACGCAAGAGAGAGCGGATTCGCACATAGAGACAAACTACACACATGCCGCACAGATAGAGAACTGTGGGACTTCAGAAGAGCAATACACACCTACACCCTTGCACAACCCTCCACAGCCTCAAACCCAGTCACTTCACACAGACACGATGCAAACACAAGCGCAGCACAGCCTTCAAGTCAGTCTCCCACTTCCACACGTGAGCCCACAAGAGAACTATACTCATCCTGTGGCTTTGGGTGTCCGCAACCTCCCCCCTCTACCGCTATCTCCCCCTCTCTCTAGCCTCCATCatatcattttacaacacacaGCCCTCTCCatgcccccctcctcctcctcctcatcctcttccacCTCACCTCCCTCTCCTGCCGTCCACCCACACCCAGCTCGGCTCCCTCACCCACTGCCCCCTCTTCACCCGTCCCTACCTCATCACCTTCACCTCTCTCccttctccatctcctctctgtttccctccATCCTGCTGTCCCATCATCccatccctctcctccctccgtCCCCTGCTTTCCACGCGACCCCTCTCGCTCCTCTCTCCCCAGTAGCCCTACAACCGTTGAACCCACAGCCTTTCATGGACAGAGCATGGCCAGTGAGGTTTCAACAGAAGGCGTTATGA